Sequence from the Candidatus Kinetoplastibacterium galatii TCC219 genome:
AATTTCAGAAATGGTTTCCAGTTAGATTTAATGATGTGTTTACATTTCGTTGTGAATTAGGAAAAGTTTGGTCTAGTGAAAATGTAAAAATACCAGATGATTTTGGATTTCGTGCTGGGGGTGCTAATTCTATTAGAGGTTATAATTATCAAAGTATTGGGGCACATAGAGGCTCAGCGGTAGTTGGGGCATTGTCTATTACAATACTAAGTATGGAATATAACCATTATGTGAATGATAAACTTGGCATTAGTGCTTTTTTGGATTTAGGGGATGCATTCAACTTATTTAAGGATATAAGTTTTGCTGTTGGTTATGGTACAGGTTTACGCATCAAGACCCCAGCAGGTCCTTTGTCTTTTGATATTGCTTATGGGCAAAAATATGAAAATCTGCGGTTGCATTTTTCTTTAGGAATTGCATTTTGATTAAGTTAAAAAATAATTTTAGATATTTGGTAGGCGTACTATTGCCTACTATATCAATTTTAATAGCTATAATCTGTGGATTGACATTCTGGTGTGTAGCATCCCATCAAGGCACATGTTTTGTAATAAAATTAATAGCCGGTAAGTTTAATGGAAGCGCAACAAATATTCAAGGTACAATTGTCAATGGTCTGAGGATTGGAAGCTTAAGTATTAGTAATAAGAGTATGAGTTGCAATATTAATGACTTATATCTACATATAAAATGGGAATCATTGCTTAAAGGAGTTTTGCGTGCTAGTCAATTATCTATTCATTCAACTGTTTTAAATCTTAAGAGTAATGAGGAAAATCTTAGTAAGAATAATATAATAAATTTTAAATTTCCAAAATTCTTAAAAGTTGATTTGTTTAGTATTGATTCTACAGCTATATATAATGAAAATGATGAATTTATTGTTTCGGCTCATGATTTATTAGCCAGAATTAATACTGAGAAGAATTCATCAGGGATTGTATTAGAAAGATTAGATTTATGTTCTCTTCATTTTAATGCTAGTGTTAGTGGATTATTTAAAATAACATTATCTGATAATTTATTTTCTGCATGTGCTGATATTCTCCTTAAAAAAAATCCTTCCAGTTGCAAAATACTTAGACCAGAATTTATGAATTGTTCTTTAAATATACGAGCTAATGGTGATTCAGATAGAGTTTGTTTTGATATTAAGGCCAGTAATAAAGATTTTATTATTGAGAATTCAACAGTATTCTCTATTTGTAATAAATTATCTCTTTTATCATGTTTTCTAGATATTAATAGCCATAGTTCTGCTGGAAGAGCTTTTTTTTCTATTTCAAGAAAAAATAAAGAATTCTGTGATTTTTTTTCACTGGATTGCAACATAGAAGATTTAGATTTTGGTTTGATATTTAACAATAATGTTCCTTCCTTGCTATTAAATTTAGTTGCTAATGCTAATTTTGAGATTTTAGAAAAAGATTATTATAGATTAATTTTAGATGCTAAAATTTTAGATAATAGTAAATGGAATGATAAAGAACTATCTGGTATTTTTAAAACAGATATGAATTTTACAAATAAAGATAATTATTCGAATGATAATAAATTTATAGATTACTTATCAAAGGTTTTTGTTAGATCTATGGATCTTAATCTAAGTATAAATAATAATAAATTTTTTGTAAGTAATGTTTTCAACGAAACACAACACTGTTTAGCTATTAATGCTGTAATGCCAAATCTTTCTGATTTGTGCTCTAAACTATCTGGTTCTATTAATTTGGATATTGATATGAATGGTTTATTAAAAAATCATTCAATTAGATTCAATACATTATTAGATAAAGTAAAAATTGGTAATTTTGCTAGATGGAAAAATGTCTCTTTATCATCATATTTCTCTATTTTGTTTAATCACGATTCTAATAGATTATTGATTTTTAGACTTCATGACATTAACACTAGTTTCGATGATCTTTTAATTTCTTTAAATAAGAATTCGGATATTAATTTAAGTCTTGATGTTGATTTTTCAAATCTTACATGGAGATTAGGAAAATTTTGCATGATCTTTAAATCACACAAGCATGGGGAAGTAGTCTTAGAGCACATCTTGTCTAGCGGTAGTAGCAGTAATCTAGAGACAAAAGCAAAATTTAAAAATTTACTATCTGATAGTTTAATTTTCTCAGATATAGCTAAGCTCTTAGGCATGAAGTTTAACCTGCCATATTTAAGTAAAGACTTATTGGGTATACCTAGTGCATTCCCTATGTATGGGGAATGGGATATTTCATTTTCTGATAATTTACAAGGATATATTGAAATCAACGCTTATGATAAATTTCTACTAGATTCCATATCTAATTCAGCCCCTATTTTTAATGTGTTATTGAAAGCAAAGCCTAGAGCAAATAGATATAGTGATATAAGTCTTGATGTGAAACTGAAAGATTCTTCCATTGGATTTATGGACGCTAAGGCGTCATTAGTTTCATGTATCAATAATAATCTTATTAATTTTGTAATAAACAAAGATTGCTTCATAGATATAAATATGGATATAAATGACCTTTCTATAGTTAATAAGCTCCTAAGAGATGATCTGGAGATTGGAGGATCTTTAAATTCCATAATAAATTTCATTGGTTCTGAAGACGGGAGATGGAATACAAATGGCTCCATTTCTATAGAAAAATTTCGATTGTTTATGTTAGATAAAGGAATTTATCTTGATAATGGTTGTCTATTATCACACTCAGAAGGAAGAAAATTTATAGTCGATAAATTAAATTTTCCATCAACAAATAGCATAAAGAATAAAGAAACTTACGATAGTAATTCTATTTTGCATAATAGAAATATTAAGGATGGTTATATTCTTTGCAATGGTTATCTAGATCTAGAAGACTTAAATGGTAAGTTTTTTTCAATCATACAGAAATTTCCAGTTCTACAGAGGTCTGATTGTTATGCATCAGTTTCTGGAAATATAGATATCGATATAGCATTCCCTACTTTTTTTCTCAGCGGTAAATTAACGGCAGATAATGGTTTGGTTAACTTGGATCATATGCTTCGGGCTTCAACGTTAGATGATGATGTTATAGTTCAGCATTTTGGGATATTAAAAAATCAATCAAATAATTCGTTTTTATTACCAAATATCGATCTTTTGTTTGATCTTGGTGATAAGTTTCGTATATCAGTACTAGGTCTGAATACAGGATTATTCGGATCTATTAGAACTTCTTCGAAAGATGATGGCCGTCTAGTTGGCATAGGAACTCTAAAAGCTAATGATGGTATTGTTGATGCATATGGGAAAAGACTAAAGGTAAAACACGGTAGTCTTACTTTTCAAGGAAGACTTGATAATCCCTTAATAGATGTTGAAGCTTTAAAATCTGGAGAATTAATTGAATCTGGTATACGAGTTTCAGGGACATTGCAGAAACCTGTCGTCACACTTGTATCTTATCCCGATGTTAGTGATGTTGAGAAACTTTCATGGTTGATTTTGGGTCGAGGTCCTGAAGATAATGCTAGCGATATTTCTTTATTATATTCTGTTGGAACTGCATTGCTAGGAAGAGGGCAATCATTGTATCGTCAATTGGGTCTAAGTGATGTAAGTATAAAGAATGGTTCTGTTGGCAGTTTTGATAGTCTTTTGCCAGGTCAAACAGTTGTTGGAAGTTTAGTACGTGATGAATATGATCGGCTTTCTACACAATTTGTTGTTGCCAGTAAGAAATTTTCAAATGGTGTTGATTTGAGTATAGAGCAGTCTTTGGCTAGCACTGAAACAGTTGGTAGAATAAGTTATAGATTATCGCACTCTTGGTCATTTGATATAAAAATAGGGTCTGTTAATGGAGCAGCTTTTATTTGTCGTTCATTTTTCGAATAATTCAATATATAGCTAATTTTTATGATAGTCTCTTATCTTAATATATAAATAAAATTATACTGTGAAATTATTATGAGTATTAAGAGTGATATTTGGATTCGTTCTGCCGCAGAAGGTGGAATGATCGAGCCATTTGAACCTTACCAAGTTAATGCGATAAACAATAGCCGCATTGTAAGTTATGGCACTAGTAGTTATGGATATGACGTTCGTTGCGCAAAGGAATTTAAGATTTTTACTAACATTAACCATGCTATTGTCGATCCTAAGAATTTTGATGAAAAGTCATTCGTTGATTTTTATGGAGAAGTTTGTATTATTCCGCCTAATTCTTTTGCTTTAGCACGTACAGTAGAATATTTTCGCATCCCTCGTAATGTTCTTACTATATGCCTAGGAAAGAGCACTTATGCTAGATGTGGAATTATAGTAAATGTTACACCTCTGGAACCAGAGTGGGAGGGACATGTTACACTAGAATTTTCTAATACTACACCATTACCAGCGAAGATATATGCTGAAGAGGGTTGTGCACAAATGGTTTTCTTGGAATCTTCTGAAACTTGTGAAGTATCTTATGCAGATAGAGGAGGTAAATATCAGTTTCAAAATGGTGTTACCGTTCCTTGCATTTAGTTTGTTTTTGTAGTGACTTTGTTATTGGATAGCTAGACATGAGATTTTTATTTCCTATTTTTATAATTGATGAAGACTATCGTTCTGAGAATGTTTCTGGTCTTGGTATTAGAGCATTAGCCGAGGCTATAGAAGCTCAAGGAGTGAAGGTTATAGGCGTTACAGGTTACGGAGACATAAGCTCATTTGCGCAACAGCAAAGTCGTGCTAGTGCTTTCATCTTATCTATTGATGACGAGGAATTTGATGTTGATTCTCCAGAAGATGTTGCCATTATTATAAAAAAATTACGTGCTTTTATTGGTGAATTAAGATTTCGTAATGCAGATATACCAATATATTTATATGGAGAAACTAGAACCTCTGAGCATATTCCAAATGATATTTTGAGAGAATTGCACGGTTTTATTCATATGTTCGAAGATACTCCGGAGTTTGTTGCTAGGCATATAATAAGAGAAGCAAATAACTATGTATCTTCTTTGGCTCCACCTTTTTTCGGAGAGTTAGTTAAATATGCTCAAGATGGATCTTATTCTTGGCATTGTCCAGGTCATTCTGGTGGAGTTGCATTTTTGAAAAGTCCTGTTGGGCAAATGTTCCATCAGTTTTTTGGTGAAAACATGCTTCGTGCAGATGTATGTAATGCTGTAGATGAATTGGGGCAATTACTGGATCATACAGGCCCAGTTGCTGAATCTGAGCTTAACGCTGCACGTATTTTTCATGCTGATCGTTGTTACTTTGTTACTAATGGCACATCAACGTCTAATAAAATTGTTTGGCATGCAAATGTTGCGAATGATGACATAGTGTTAGTAGACCGCAATTGTCACAAGTCTATTTTACATGCTATAACTATGACTGGAGCTATTCCTGTTTTTTTAAGACCAACACGTAATAACTTTGGTATAATAGGTCCAATACCTCTGGATGAATTCAATCCTGATAATATTAATAAAAAGATATTATCGAACCCGCTGGCAAAAAAAGTAGCAAATAAAAAACCAAGAATATTAACTCTTACTCAAAGTACATACGATGGTGTTGTTTATAATGTTGAAATGATAAAAAAGCATCTTGATGGTTATGTAGATACTCTTCATTTTGATGAGGCTTGGTTACCACATGCATCCTTTCATGATTTTTACCAAGACATGCATGCTATTGGAGAAAATAGACCTAGGGGTAATACCTCCATGATTTTTGCTACGCATTCAACACATAAATTATTAGCAGGAATATCTCAAGCATCTCAAATAATTGTTCAAGAACCAGCTGATAGAAAATTTGATCATACGGCTTTTAATGAAGCATATCTAATGCATACTTCTACATCTCCACAGTATGCAATTATAGCTTCTTGCGATGTTGCTGCTGCTATGATGGAGCCTCCAGGAGGAACAGCATTAGTAGAAGAAAGCATAAGAGAAGCAATGGATTTTAGACGTGCCATGCGTAAGGTTGAGTCAGAATTTGGAAAAAATGATTGGTGGTTTAAAGTTTGGGGTCCGAATAGGATGGCTCAGGAAGGAATAGGAAATCGCGAAGACTGGATGTTGTATTCTGATGATCAGTGGCATGGTTTTGGAGATTTGGCATGTGGATTTAACATGTTAGATCCTATAAAAACTACAATTGTAACTCCAGGATTGAGCATTTCTGGCAGTTTTGGAGAATCTGGGATTCCTGCTTCATTAGTCTCAAAGTATCTAGCAGAACATGGAGTAGTTGTAGAAAAAACAGGACTTTATTCATTTTTCATTTTATTCACAATTGGTATTACTAAAGGACGATGGAATAGTTTGTTAACTGCTTTACAGCAATTTAAAGATGATTATGATCGTAATCAACCAATGTGGCGTATATTGCCTGGATTCTGTAAGTCTCAGAGAAAATACGAGCGTTTAGGAATTAGAGATCTTTGCCATCAAATTCATAATACATATCGCGAGTATGATATAGCTCGTCTTACGACTGAAATGTATTTAAGCGAAATGATTCCCGCAATGAAACCATCAGAAGCTTTTGCCAAAATGGCTCATCGTGAAGTAGAGAAAGTCAAAATATCTGATCTTGAAGGACGTATTACAGGTGTATTGCTGACACCATATCCTCCAGGAATACCGTTGCTAATTCCAGGAGAACGTTTTAATAAAACAATAGTTAATTATTTGGAATTTGTCCGTGATTTTAATGATGAATTTCCAGGATTCGAGAATTATATGCATGGTCTAACTATAGACACCGATGAAAATGGCAATAAAAATTATTATGTTGATTGCTTAGCTTAGTTATAAAACAATAAGATTTTTAGGTTGTTTTATATATGTAACAAAATCGTAGTTATAATTATTTTCGGGAATTTGTGGTTTGCGATCAATTTCTAACCAAATATCTGAACGTATCTCAGGGAAAAAAGAATCTCCATTTAGCGATGAGTGTATTTCTGTTGCTAATATACGTGATGCTATTGGTAGAAATTGCTCATATATTGAAGATCCTCCTATAACAAAAATTTTCTTACCAGGTGAACATAAACTTATAGCTTCACTAAGAGATTTTGCTGTAAGAGCTCCACAATCTATTATATTTCTTCTTGTTATAACGATATTTTCTCTATCAGGCAATGGTTTCTTAGGTAATGAATCCCAAGTTTTTCTACCCATAATAATGGTGTTATTTATGGTATGTTTTTTGAATGATTTCAAATCACTTGTTAATTTCCATGGTAGTGTATTGTTTTTACCTATTACTCTGTTGTCAGAATAGGCAACTATAATAATTATTTCCATGATTTCCTTAATGTTTATTATACAGCCACATTTCCTTTTATGTGTGGATGGCTATTATAGTTAATTATCGTGAAATCCTCATATTTATAATCAAATATGGATTTTGGTTGTCTGTTTATAATTAAGGTGGGTAAAGGCAGAACATCACGTGAAAGTTGTACATTTACTTGTGTTAAATGATTATTGTATATATGGCAATCACCTCCTGTCCATATCAGATCACCCAAACCAAGATTGCATTGTTGTGCTACCATATTGACAAGTAAGGCATAGCTTGCAATATTAAAAGGGACTCCTAAAAATATATCAGCACTTCTTTGATATACTTGGCACGATATCTTATTATCAATAATGTAGAATTGAAATAATATATGGCAAGGCGGTAATGCCATTTTATCTATTTCTGATACATTCCATGCGGAAACTATTAATCGGCGTGAATTCGGATTTTTCTTTATTTCATGTATAACATTGGATATTTGGTCTATATGTTTCGTGCCATCCGAAGTTGGCCAAGATCTCCATTGAACACCATATATTGGTCCTAAATCACCATTACTATCAGCCCATTCATTCCAAATGGTTACACCATGTTCTCTAAGCCAATTTATATTTCTGCCTCCCATTAAAAACCATAATAATTCTATAATAATGCTTTTAATATGCA
This genomic interval carries:
- a CDS encoding translocation/assembly module TamB domain-containing protein, which produces MIKLKNNFRYLVGVLLPTISILIAIICGLTFWCVASHQGTCFVIKLIAGKFNGSATNIQGTIVNGLRIGSLSISNKSMSCNINDLYLHIKWESLLKGVLRASQLSIHSTVLNLKSNEENLSKNNIINFKFPKFLKVDLFSIDSTAIYNENDEFIVSAHDLLARINTEKNSSGIVLERLDLCSLHFNASVSGLFKITLSDNLFSACADILLKKNPSSCKILRPEFMNCSLNIRANGDSDRVCFDIKASNKDFIIENSTVFSICNKLSLLSCFLDINSHSSAGRAFFSISRKNKEFCDFFSLDCNIEDLDFGLIFNNNVPSLLLNLVANANFEILEKDYYRLILDAKILDNSKWNDKELSGIFKTDMNFTNKDNYSNDNKFIDYLSKVFVRSMDLNLSINNNKFFVSNVFNETQHCLAINAVMPNLSDLCSKLSGSINLDIDMNGLLKNHSIRFNTLLDKVKIGNFARWKNVSLSSYFSILFNHDSNRLLIFRLHDINTSFDDLLISLNKNSDINLSLDVDFSNLTWRLGKFCMIFKSHKHGEVVLEHILSSGSSSNLETKAKFKNLLSDSLIFSDIAKLLGMKFNLPYLSKDLLGIPSAFPMYGEWDISFSDNLQGYIEINAYDKFLLDSISNSAPIFNVLLKAKPRANRYSDISLDVKLKDSSIGFMDAKASLVSCINNNLINFVINKDCFIDINMDINDLSIVNKLLRDDLEIGGSLNSIINFIGSEDGRWNTNGSISIEKFRLFMLDKGIYLDNGCLLSHSEGRKFIVDKLNFPSTNSIKNKETYDSNSILHNRNIKDGYILCNGYLDLEDLNGKFFSIIQKFPVLQRSDCYASVSGNIDIDIAFPTFFLSGKLTADNGLVNLDHMLRASTLDDDVIVQHFGILKNQSNNSFLLPNIDLLFDLGDKFRISVLGLNTGLFGSIRTSSKDDGRLVGIGTLKANDGIVDAYGKRLKVKHGSLTFQGRLDNPLIDVEALKSGELIESGIRVSGTLQKPVVTLVSYPDVSDVEKLSWLILGRGPEDNASDISLLYSVGTALLGRGQSLYRQLGLSDVSIKNGSVGSFDSLLPGQTVVGSLVRDEYDRLSTQFVVASKKFSNGVDLSIEQSLASTETVGRISYRLSHSWSFDIKIGSVNGAAFICRSFFE
- a CDS encoding arginine/lysine/ornithine decarboxylase, translating into MRFLFPIFIIDEDYRSENVSGLGIRALAEAIEAQGVKVIGVTGYGDISSFAQQQSRASAFILSIDDEEFDVDSPEDVAIIIKKLRAFIGELRFRNADIPIYLYGETRTSEHIPNDILRELHGFIHMFEDTPEFVARHIIREANNYVSSLAPPFFGELVKYAQDGSYSWHCPGHSGGVAFLKSPVGQMFHQFFGENMLRADVCNAVDELGQLLDHTGPVAESELNAARIFHADRCYFVTNGTSTSNKIVWHANVANDDIVLVDRNCHKSILHAITMTGAIPVFLRPTRNNFGIIGPIPLDEFNPDNINKKILSNPLAKKVANKKPRILTLTQSTYDGVVYNVEMIKKHLDGYVDTLHFDEAWLPHASFHDFYQDMHAIGENRPRGNTSMIFATHSTHKLLAGISQASQIIVQEPADRKFDHTAFNEAYLMHTSTSPQYAIIASCDVAAAMMEPPGGTALVEESIREAMDFRRAMRKVESEFGKNDWWFKVWGPNRMAQEGIGNREDWMLYSDDQWHGFGDLACGFNMLDPIKTTIVTPGLSISGSFGESGIPASLVSKYLAEHGVVVEKTGLYSFFILFTIGITKGRWNSLLTALQQFKDDYDRNQPMWRILPGFCKSQRKYERLGIRDLCHQIHNTYREYDIARLTTEMYLSEMIPAMKPSEAFAKMAHREVEKVKISDLEGRITGVLLTPYPPGIPLLIPGERFNKTIVNYLEFVRDFNDEFPGFENYMHGLTIDTDENGNKNYYVDCLA
- a CDS encoding thymidylate synthase; this encodes MQQYKEFLKHVISNGTYKTDRTKTGTISVFGYQMRFNLSNGFPLITTKKLHIKSIIIELLWFLMGGRNINWLREHGVTIWNEWADSNGDLGPIYGVQWRSWPTSDGTKHIDQISNVIHEIKKNPNSRRLIVSAWNVSEIDKMALPPCHILFQFYIIDNKISCQVYQRSADIFLGVPFNIASYALLVNMVAQQCNLGLGDLIWTGGDCHIYNNHLTQVNVQLSRDVLPLPTLIINRQPKSIFDYKYEDFTIINYNSHPHIKGNVAV
- a CDS encoding dihydrofolate reductase, with protein sequence MEIIIIVAYSDNRVIGKNNTLPWKLTSDLKSFKKHTINNTIIMGRKTWDSLPKKPLPDRENIVITRRNIIDCGALTAKSLSEAISLCSPGKKIFVIGGSSIYEQFLPIASRILATEIHSSLNGDSFFPEIRSDIWLEIDRKPQIPENNYNYDFVTYIKQPKNLIVL
- the dcd gene encoding dCTP deaminase, which encodes MSIKSDIWIRSAAEGGMIEPFEPYQVNAINNSRIVSYGTSSYGYDVRCAKEFKIFTNINHAIVDPKNFDEKSFVDFYGEVCIIPPNSFALARTVEYFRIPRNVLTICLGKSTYARCGIIVNVTPLEPEWEGHVTLEFSNTTPLPAKIYAEEGCAQMVFLESSETCEVSYADRGGKYQFQNGVTVPCI